CGCTTCACCAGTTTCACCAGATGTTCGCTCTTGCGTATGGTAACCACATCGCCCCTTCCAACAGACCCGAGGATCTTTCCGTCGGCAACTACATGTGAATCTGCATGCTCGCTCAACGGCTCAAAGCGGATCTCACTGCTATCATTGACGATAAGGGGGCGAAGTGTGAGTGTATGTGGCGCGATCGGAGTGATGCACATCGCATTTGCCGAGGGTGCGATGATCGGACCTCCAGCTGCGAGGGAATACGCTGTTGACCCTGTTGGCGTACAGATGATGACGCCGTCGGCTCGATAATCCGCAACATGGTGCTCGTTCACAAAGGCGCGAACAGCGATCATTTTTGCTTCTGATGCTCGTTCGATAAGTACTTCGTTCAGCGCGTAGGCCGTTACACCGTTGAACTCTACCATCAAGGTTGTGCGGTCAACGATACGATAGTTGCCCTTGATCACGTCCATGATAGCATCATCCAGTTCCGTCACAGGGAATTCTGCAAGGAAGCCGAGTTTGCCAACGTTGACACCCATGATCGGGATATCGGAGCTCATGAGCATACGAGCGGTGGCAAGCAAGGTGCCATCGCCGCCAAATGTCATCACCATATCTGCGCGTTTTTCGAACTCCATTGCTGAACGCACCTCACACTTCGAAGCAAGGTCGGCATCCAGTGCATCGGCAAGGATCGCATCAATGATCACGTCAACACCCTCTTCGAGGAGTCGGTTGATAGCGTGTGTAGCCCACGTGATCGCAGCAGGCCTAGCCGTATACGCCAGGATGGCTATGCGTCTCATTAAGCCAGCTCACCATTGACGAATGGAGTACTCGGATTGCCGAACTCATCAACGAAGTTCAGTTTAAGAGTGCTCAACGTCTGATCTAGGAAGCGCGCTTCATCGCTCTCGAGATTCCCCTTCGTCTTTTCGTGCAGGATATCGAGGACATCGATCACATAGCGTGCATGTTCCATGCTCTTCGTGATCTCATTGGTTGCCGGGTTGAGCATCTTTCCGAGGGCCACCATGCCCTCGATCTGAAAAACTTGAATGACCGTAAGGAAGGTTGGTTTCATACGAGGATGTCGGAAAGTTCTGTGAGATATGGCGGGACAGGTTTGCGTTCCGCCCATGTTTGTTCGAGTGGGACAAAGGTGATCTGACCCGACATTTCGCCGATCATAACATCGGAACGACCTTCAAGGAGGGCATCAACGGCAGCAGCGCCAAGTCGAGACGCAAGCACACGATCTCGAACCGTTGGAGAGCCCCCTCTTTGAATATGTCCGAGGATGGAGATCTTGGAGGATATTCCGTAGCGTTCTTCGAGTTTTTTGCTGATGCCGAGGGCGCCGCCAAGTTCGTCACCTTCACCAACGATCACCACCGTGCGTTTGTCGAGGCCTTGAGCTAAGATCCGCTGATACATTTCATCGATGTCAGTAAGGGTTTCCGGGACCGCAACATATTCAGCACCGCAGGCGATGCCGACGTCCATGGCGATAAAGCCGGCATGACGTCCCATAACCTCGATGAAGAAGAGTCGACCATGGCTGTCGGCCGTATCTCTGATCTTATCGATGGCCTGTGCCGCCGTATTGATCGCCGTATCGTACCCAATGGTGTAGTCAGTACCCGAGAGGTCATTATCGATCGTCCCCGGGGTTCCTACGATCGGGATCCCATGTTCCTGCCAGAGATAATGAGCACCGTGGAAGGTACCATCGCCGCCACAGGCCACAACGCCATCGATCCCATGTTTGCGGAGTTCTTCGGCGGCCTTGACACGTCCTTCCACCTCCTCGAACTCCGGACAACGAGACGTTTTGAGGATTGTGCCGCCTCGGTCGATGATATTGGCCGTCCGAATTCGATCCAGTACCTCAAAATGCCCCAGGATCATGCCGGAATACCCACCAATAATGCCGATCACTTCTAGGCCGCGCTTTTCACCCGTACGTTCTACGGCACGGATGTGGGCATTCATGCCGGGAGCGTCGCCCCCGCTGGTAAAGACTGCTATGCGTTTCATGAGGTGCGAAGATACATTGCCGTCCTCGGAGTACCACTCCGGGAGTCTTACTCTCCCGGAGTGACTCCCGGAGTCTTACTCTCCCGGAGTGATGCCGGGAGTCTTACTCTCCCGGAGCCAATGTTACCGAAAGGTAACGGGGATGTGAAGAAATGTCCCCATAGTTTCGCCACGTAACATTTGGCTAATGATCTCTTAACATTCCACGGACCCCACTCATGATCGGTTTGGTTCTCCGCTCCCTCTTGGTCCTTGCTTCGATTTTTGCGGTTCTCACCGCCGATGCCTTGGCTCAAGCCTCTACCCAGTCGCACGGAAGCTTCGACTTCAATACCGATGGGGTGGTGTTTCAGTCGGCCGATTCAGCCACACGCGTTGTAATGCGCTTCCGGATGCAGAACTGGGCCATCTTTACAACGAAGACCATGGATGAAGATGACGACCTGGACCTCTCTGCCGGCTCAACGGAGTTCGCCGTTCGCCGCCTCCGTTTGCGATTTGGCGGCTCACTCGTAGATCCCCGCCTGAGCTTCAACCTTCAGCTCTCATTCTCCCGTTCAGATATGGACTGGGCAGATACGCAGTTCCCCAACATCATCCGCGATGCTATGATCTTCTGGAACTTCAACAAAGATCTCCAAGTGGGCTTTGGTCAAACGAAGCTCCCGGGTAACCGCCAACGTGTGATCTCCTCTGCAGACCTCGAGATCGCCGACCGTTCGATCGTGAACGGGGCGTTCAACCTCGATCGTGATTTTGGCTTCCAGGCATTCTGGCGTCCGATCACCGGCGACCAGATTGTAAACCTCCGCGCCGCTATCTCCAGTGGAG
This region of Ignavibacteria bacterium genomic DNA includes:
- a CDS encoding NAD(+)/NADH kinase; translation: MRRIAILAYTARPAAITWATHAINRLLEEGVDVIIDAILADALDADLASKCEVRSAMEFEKRADMVMTFGGDGTLLATARMLMSSDIPIMGVNVGKLGFLAEFPVTELDDAIMDVIKGNYRIVDRTTLMVEFNGVTAYALNEVLIERASEAKMIAVRAFVNEHHVADYRADGVIICTPTGSTAYSLAAGGPIIAPSANAMCITPIAPHTLTLRPLIVNDSSEIRFEPLSEHADSHVVADGKILGSVGRGDVVTIRKSEHLVKLVKRADSTYYDLLRDKLLWSADATKK
- a CDS encoding DUF1844 domain-containing protein, with the protein product MKPTFLTVIQVFQIEGMVALGKMLNPATNEITKSMEHARYVIDVLDILHEKTKGNLESDEARFLDQTLSTLKLNFVDEFGNPSTPFVNGELA
- the pfkA gene encoding 6-phosphofructokinase gives rise to the protein MKRIAVFTSGGDAPGMNAHIRAVERTGEKRGLEVIGIIGGYSGMILGHFEVLDRIRTANIIDRGGTILKTSRCPEFEEVEGRVKAAEELRKHGIDGVVACGGDGTFHGAHYLWQEHGIPIVGTPGTIDNDLSGTDYTIGYDTAINTAAQAIDKIRDTADSHGRLFFIEVMGRHAGFIAMDVGIACGAEYVAVPETLTDIDEMYQRILAQGLDKRTVVIVGEGDELGGALGISKKLEERYGISSKISILGHIQRGGSPTVRDRVLASRLGAAAVDALLEGRSDVMIGEMSGQITFVPLEQTWAERKPVPPYLTELSDILV